The Pseudomonas extremaustralis genome contains a region encoding:
- a CDS encoding FUSC family protein → MPLPAFARRLLRPLLDPYRRYRHAKLIHAVRVSIGLLATILLTTGINLPHGEWASVTMLIVIGGLQHHGNIGKKAVERAYGTLIGASVGLLIVLQQAYFGQSLLTYLLMSGVCGFFSYHAIGKGGYIALLSAITVFIVAGHGDNPISDGLWRTVDILIGIALALAFSFALPLYAVYSWRYNLASALRDCAQIYSRIINGQSVTDDEHLKLLNRLNAAMLQLRSLMPSVSKEVRISMTELDTIQRHLRLCISTLEILGNTRPDPQDKQAMARMQLILRAEHRQIRVQLVGMARALKSGVTERLERPSSTSTQEPTLEVPLHSAMDGYRLLTLQLAANIDAMRQRLAKTSRQWKI, encoded by the coding sequence CTGCCTTTGCCTGCGTTTGCCCGGCGCCTGTTGCGTCCGCTGCTCGACCCGTACCGCCGCTATCGCCATGCCAAGTTGATCCACGCCGTGCGCGTGTCCATCGGCTTGCTGGCCACGATCCTGCTCACCACCGGCATCAACCTGCCCCACGGTGAATGGGCGTCGGTGACCATGCTGATCGTGATCGGCGGCTTGCAGCACCACGGCAATATCGGCAAGAAAGCCGTGGAACGCGCCTATGGCACCTTGATCGGCGCCAGCGTCGGCCTGTTGATCGTGCTGCAGCAGGCCTATTTCGGCCAATCGCTGCTGACTTATCTGTTGATGTCGGGGGTGTGCGGGTTCTTTTCCTATCACGCCATCGGCAAGGGCGGTTACATCGCGCTGCTGTCGGCGATCACGGTGTTCATCGTCGCCGGCCACGGGGACAATCCGATTTCCGACGGCCTGTGGCGCACCGTCGACATCCTGATCGGCATCGCCCTGGCCCTGGCGTTCTCCTTCGCCCTGCCGCTGTATGCCGTGTACTCGTGGCGCTACAACCTGGCCAGTGCCTTGCGTGATTGCGCGCAGATCTACAGCCGGATCATCAATGGCCAGTCGGTCACTGACGATGAGCACCTGAAACTGCTCAACCGCCTGAATGCGGCGATGCTGCAACTGCGTTCGCTGATGCCATCGGTGTCCAAGGAAGTGCGGATTTCCATGACCGAACTGGACACGATCCAGCGGCACCTGCGTCTGTGCATCAGCACCCTGGAGATTCTCGGCAATACCCGCCCCGACCCACAGGACAAACAAGCGATGGCGCGAATGCAACTGATATTGCGGGCCGAGCACCGGCAGATCCGGGTGCAGTTGGTGGGGATGGCGCGGGCGTTGAAATCGGGGGTGACGGAGCGGTTGGAGAGACCGAGTTCGACTTCGACTCAGGAGCCAACCCTTGAAGTGCCACTGCACAGTGCCATGGATGGATATCGGTTACTGACCCTGCAATTGGCTGCAAACATCGATGCAATGCGCCAGCGTTTGGCGAAGACATCCAGGCAGTGGAAGATTTGA
- a CDS encoding NADP-dependent glyceraldehyde-3-phosphate dehydrogenase, with amino-acid sequence MSTNNLLAQLFPASAADIPEQFRLAAPIEQRDYLVDGQLQMWNGPLAQVISPVQFGDERVHIGSTPLLDADTALTALDAAVRAYDRGQGAWPTMRVVERIQHVEAFLRRMREQREAVVKLLMWEIGKNLKDSQKEFDRTCDYITDTINALKELDRRSSRFELEQDTLGQIRRVPMGVALCMGPYNYPLNETFTTLIPALIMGNTVVFKPAKLGVLLIRPLLEAFRDSFPAGVINVIYGSGRETVSALMASGKIDIFAFIGTNKAASDLKKLHPRPHRLRAALGLDAKNPGIVLPEVDLDNAVSEAITGSLSFNGQRCTALKILFVHEDVVASFIEKFNRKLATLKPGMPWEDGVSLTPLPEVGKVDYLNALVADAAQHGARVVNDNGGISRGSFFYPAVLYPVNPQMRVYHEEQFGPVVPIVPYRDLETVIDYVLDSDFGQQLSLFGTNPADIGRLVDTFANQVGRININAQCQRGPDSFPFNGRKNSAEGTLSVHDALRVFSIRTLVATKFQESNKALLGEILHNRDSSFLTTDYIF; translated from the coding sequence ATGAGCACCAACAACCTGCTTGCCCAGCTGTTTCCCGCCAGCGCCGCCGATATTCCCGAGCAATTCCGCCTGGCAGCGCCCATCGAACAGCGTGACTACCTGGTCGACGGTCAACTGCAGATGTGGAACGGCCCGCTGGCCCAGGTCATCAGCCCGGTGCAATTCGGGGACGAACGCGTGCATATCGGCAGCACCCCGTTGCTGGACGCCGACACCGCCCTCACCGCGCTGGACGCCGCCGTGCGTGCCTATGACCGTGGCCAGGGTGCATGGCCGACGATGCGCGTGGTCGAGCGGATCCAGCATGTGGAAGCGTTCTTGCGGCGCATGCGCGAACAGCGCGAGGCGGTGGTCAAGCTGCTGATGTGGGAGATCGGCAAGAACCTCAAGGACTCGCAGAAAGAATTCGACCGCACCTGCGACTACATCACCGACACCATCAATGCCCTCAAGGAACTCGACCGCCGCTCCAGCCGCTTCGAGCTGGAACAGGACACCCTCGGCCAGATCCGCCGCGTACCGATGGGCGTGGCACTGTGCATGGGCCCCTACAACTATCCGCTCAACGAGACGTTCACCACGCTGATCCCGGCGCTGATCATGGGCAATACCGTGGTGTTCAAGCCGGCCAAGCTCGGCGTGCTGCTGATCCGCCCGTTGCTGGAAGCATTCCGCGACAGCTTCCCGGCCGGGGTGATCAACGTGATCTACGGCAGCGGCCGTGAAACCGTCAGCGCGCTGATGGCCAGTGGCAAGATCGACATTTTTGCCTTTATCGGCACCAACAAGGCCGCCAGCGACCTGAAAAAACTGCACCCCAGGCCGCACCGCTTGCGCGCCGCGCTGGGCCTGGATGCGAAAAACCCTGGCATCGTGCTGCCCGAGGTGGATCTGGACAACGCCGTCAGCGAAGCGATCACCGGCTCCCTGTCGTTCAACGGGCAGCGCTGCACCGCGTTGAAAATCCTGTTTGTGCACGAGGATGTGGTCGCCAGTTTTATCGAGAAATTCAACCGCAAGCTGGCCACGCTTAAACCCGGCATGCCCTGGGAAGACGGCGTTTCGCTGACGCCATTGCCCGAGGTGGGCAAGGTGGATTACCTCAACGCGCTGGTAGCCGATGCGGCGCAACACGGCGCCAGGGTTGTGAATGACAACGGCGGCATCAGTCGCGGGTCGTTCTTCTACCCGGCGGTGCTGTACCCGGTGAACCCGCAGATGCGCGTGTACCATGAGGAACAATTCGGCCCGGTGGTGCCGATCGTGCCCTATCGCGACCTGGAGACGGTGATCGACTACGTGCTGGACTCGGATTTCGGCCAGCAACTGAGCCTGTTCGGCACCAACCCGGCGGACATCGGCCGCTTGGTCGACACCTTCGCCAATCAGGTCGGTCGCATCAACATCAACGCCCAATGCCAACGCGGGCCGGACAGTTTTCCCTTCAATGGACGCAAGAACTCGGCCGAAGGCACCCTGTCGGTACATGACGCGCTGCGCGTATTTTCGATCCGCACCCTGGTGGCCACCAAGTTCCAGGAAAGCAACAAGGCGCTGCTGGGCGAGATCCTGCACAACCGTGATTCGAGCTTCCTGACCACCGACTACATTTTCTAG
- a CDS encoding Dyp-type peroxidase has product MSQYQPGILAAPVPLQARHLFFAVDTLAAVPVALDALLQLADSAAVVGFGEPLVKALGTRIEGLRAFPDVNGPGAHNPSTQQALWVWLHGEDRGELLLRSRAFEKALAPAFRLVQSIEGFRYKTGFDLTDYEDGTENPHDDAAVEAALTDSGASFAAIQQWQHDLDGFAALPAEERDHIIGRRHGDNEELEDAPESAHIKRTAQESFTPEAFVVRRSMPWAENGQAGLMFLAFGHSFDAFEAQLRRMSGLEDGIVDGLYRISTPLTGGYYWCPPVKDGRLDLSALAVQAH; this is encoded by the coding sequence ATGAGCCAGTACCAGCCAGGCATTCTTGCCGCACCGGTGCCTTTGCAGGCACGCCATTTGTTTTTTGCCGTGGATACCCTGGCCGCCGTGCCCGTTGCGCTGGACGCGTTGCTGCAGTTGGCCGATTCGGCGGCAGTGGTCGGGTTTGGCGAGCCGCTGGTGAAAGCGCTGGGTACCAGGATTGAAGGCTTGCGCGCTTTCCCTGACGTGAACGGGCCGGGCGCGCATAACCCATCCACCCAGCAGGCGCTGTGGGTGTGGCTGCATGGCGAGGATCGCGGCGAACTGTTGCTGCGCAGCCGTGCGTTCGAAAAGGCCCTGGCCCCGGCGTTCCGCCTGGTGCAGTCGATCGAAGGCTTCCGCTACAAGACCGGCTTCGACCTCACCGACTACGAAGACGGCACCGAAAACCCCCACGATGACGCCGCCGTTGAGGCCGCCCTCACCGACAGCGGTGCCAGCTTCGCCGCGATCCAGCAATGGCAGCACGACCTCGACGGCTTCGCCGCCTTGCCCGCCGAGGAGCGCGACCACATCATCGGCCGCCGCCATGGCGACAACGAAGAACTCGAAGACGCCCCCGAATCCGCCCACATCAAGCGCACCGCCCAGGAAAGCTTCACCCCGGAAGCCTTCGTGGTACGCCGCTCCATGCCCTGGGCCGAGAACGGCCAGGCGGGGTTGATGTTCCTTGCGTTCGGGCATTCCTTCGACGCGTTCGAAGCACAGCTGCGCCGCATGAGCGGCCTGGAAGACGGGATCGTCGATGGCCTGTATCGCATCAGCACGCCATTGACCGGTGGCTATTACTGGTGCCCGCCGGTCAAGGATGGGCGTTTGGACTTGAGTGCCCTGGCAGTCCAAGCCCACTGA
- a CDS encoding MFS transporter produces MSSVADGLPLNKRLPAVIAISLGIGMATLDTAIVNTALPTLAEGIGTDSASVIWVVNAYQLAIIATVLPFASLSDVLGHRRVYLGGLLLFILSSLFCGLAGSLVTLTVARVVQGLGAAAIMSVNTALLRHIYPSKMLGRGLGYNSLVVGLAFTLGPTAASAILSVATWHWLYLINVPLGLLALALGMRSLPTLPIAGHAFDRLAAVLCAGLFALLVLGLGTAVHGAQGALTLGLIALALVCGALLLRRQVGHPAPMLALDLFKRPVFALSSLTAICAFSAQGLAFVSLPFLLQAVLGHSQVETGFLMTPWPAVVAVMALVAGRLADRVSLGVLCGIGLLMLGVGMAALANLSTGASAFDIGWRMALCGAGFGFFQSPNLKALMTSAPLARSGGASGIVAISRLLGQTLGASLVALCFHLSSGSGPHYALWLGCVFALVGAVASGLRLLPYGKKA; encoded by the coding sequence ATGTCTTCTGTTGCCGATGGGTTGCCCCTCAATAAACGCCTGCCGGCCGTCATTGCGATTTCCCTAGGAATCGGCATGGCGACCCTAGACACGGCCATCGTCAACACCGCGTTGCCCACGCTGGCGGAAGGGATCGGTACCGATTCCGCCTCGGTGATCTGGGTGGTCAACGCCTACCAACTGGCAATCATCGCCACGGTGCTGCCGTTTGCCTCCCTCAGTGATGTGCTTGGGCATCGACGGGTGTACCTCGGCGGGTTGCTGCTGTTTATCCTGTCGTCGTTGTTCTGCGGGCTGGCCGGTTCGCTGGTCACCCTGACAGTCGCGCGGGTGGTGCAGGGGCTGGGGGCGGCGGCGATCATGAGCGTCAATACCGCGTTGCTGCGGCATATCTACCCGTCAAAAATGCTGGGGCGGGGCCTGGGGTATAACTCGCTGGTGGTGGGCTTGGCCTTTACGCTGGGGCCGACGGCGGCGTCGGCGATTCTATCAGTGGCGACCTGGCATTGGCTGTACCTGATCAACGTGCCGCTGGGGTTGCTGGCCCTGGCGTTGGGCATGCGTTCATTGCCGACCCTGCCAATCGCCGGGCATGCCTTCGACCGCTTGGCTGCCGTGTTGTGCGCCGGGTTGTTTGCCTTGCTGGTGTTGGGGCTGGGCACCGCGGTGCATGGCGCTCAGGGCGCGCTGACCCTGGGTTTGATTGCGCTGGCGCTGGTGTGCGGCGCCTTGTTGTTGCGCCGCCAGGTCGGCCACCCTGCGCCGATGCTGGCCCTGGACCTGTTCAAGCGGCCGGTGTTTGCGTTGTCTTCCCTCACCGCGATCTGCGCATTCAGTGCCCAGGGCCTGGCCTTTGTGTCGCTGCCGTTTCTGTTGCAGGCGGTGCTGGGCCATAGCCAGGTGGAAACCGGTTTTCTGATGACGCCATGGCCTGCCGTCGTGGCGGTGATGGCGCTGGTGGCGGGGCGGTTGGCGGACCGTGTGTCCCTCGGCGTGTTGTGCGGGATCGGCCTGTTGATGCTGGGCGTGGGCATGGCCGCCTTGGCGAACCTGAGCACTGGCGCGTCGGCGTTCGATATCGGCTGGCGCATGGCACTGTGCGGCGCCGGTTTTGGCTTTTTCCAATCCCCCAACCTCAAGGCCTTGATGACCAGTGCACCGTTGGCCCGCAGCGGCGGGGCCAGCGGTATTGTGGCGATTTCGCGGTTGCTGGGGCAGACGCTGGGCGCTTCATTGGTGGCCCTGTGTTTCCATCTGTCCTCGGGAAGCGGCCCGCACTATGCGCTGTGGCTGGGTTGTGTGTTCGCACTGGTAGGCGCCGTGGCCAGCGGTCTGCGTTTATTGCCCTATGGGAAAAAGGCGTGA
- a CDS encoding MFS transporter, whose translation MSSLAHRTADVTSRRAALTLALCLPSDVLLYLLLPMESQAFGITLAQAGILLAANRLVRIFGYRHVLNFYARNGDRLTCMIAAGAAMLCALGNSMLSGFAALLGLRLVWGLCYAALNLSTQVLATSEPTGAARRAGRSRALIALGPMLALPLGGWLTLWAGPRPIFLILAGCCLVGLLMARGLPAAAHDLHSTLGRRFKWPDSVAMWSFIEGVALDGLFIFGLSIQAQKLLGGDAVLIAGGLMALRYVSEMLLSPLGGHAAQRFGATSMLLLFSFLSALALTAFGSYWVIVGAAAVLVLRALQLPLVTTLVAERNPGTMRVSALASNAVWRDIGAGMGPLLAGLLLPIASAPLVFGLAGTAIAVSAIFCWRAKISH comes from the coding sequence ATGTCCAGCCTGGCCCACCGCACTGCTGATGTCACTTCCCGCCGCGCTGCGCTGACCCTTGCTTTATGCCTGCCCAGTGATGTGTTGCTCTACCTGCTGCTGCCCATGGAGTCCCAGGCCTTTGGGATCACGCTGGCCCAGGCCGGGATACTGCTGGCGGCCAACCGCCTGGTGCGGATTTTCGGCTACCGCCATGTTCTGAATTTTTATGCGCGCAACGGCGACCGCCTGACCTGCATGATCGCCGCCGGTGCCGCGATGTTGTGTGCCCTGGGCAACTCGATGTTGTCGGGCTTCGCGGCGCTGCTGGGGTTACGGCTGGTGTGGGGCCTGTGTTATGCCGCGTTGAACCTGTCGACCCAAGTGCTGGCCACCTCGGAACCGACAGGCGCCGCGCGCCGCGCAGGGCGTTCACGTGCGTTGATAGCCCTGGGGCCGATGCTGGCATTGCCACTGGGCGGATGGCTGACGTTATGGGCAGGTCCGCGTCCGATCTTTCTGATTCTCGCCGGCTGCTGCCTTGTGGGACTCCTGATGGCGCGCGGGCTGCCCGCCGCCGCGCATGATCTGCACAGCACACTGGGGCGCCGCTTCAAGTGGCCCGACAGCGTGGCGATGTGGTCGTTTATCGAAGGCGTAGCGCTGGATGGGCTGTTTATTTTTGGTCTGTCGATCCAGGCGCAGAAACTGCTGGGCGGCGATGCGGTGTTGATCGCCGGGGGCTTGATGGCGCTGCGTTATGTTTCGGAAATGCTCCTGAGCCCGTTGGGCGGCCACGCAGCCCAACGGTTTGGTGCCACCTCGATGTTGTTGCTGTTTTCGTTCCTCAGTGCGTTGGCGTTGACTGCGTTTGGCAGCTACTGGGTGATCGTCGGCGCGGCGGCGGTGCTGGTCCTGCGCGCGTTGCAATTGCCGTTGGTGACCACCCTGGTGGCCGAGCGCAATCCCGGCACCATGCGGGTATCGGCGCTGGCCTCGAATGCCGTATGGCGCGACATCGGCGCGGGCATGGGGCCTTTGCTGGCAGGCCTGTTGCTGCCGATTGCCTCGGCGCCGCTGGTGTTCGGCCTGGCGGGTACGGCGATTGCGGTGAGCGCGATATTCTGCTGGCGAGCAAAAATTTCCCACTGA
- a CDS encoding MEKHLA domain-containing protein, protein MCFQESFVQTLDDAYRHWTGQGLPAPAHLDSQQRLAWLHSHAPYSLLAHDGAADPRFTYVNECALKCFKYPRETFIGMPSRFSASELDRAARQVLLEQVTANGIAEGYSGWRVDAHGQPFMIHAGVVWTLLDEAGRAVGQAALFWPDEQRVGVLA, encoded by the coding sequence GTGTGCTTTCAAGAGTCTTTCGTACAAACGCTGGATGATGCCTACCGACACTGGACCGGCCAGGGGCTGCCGGCCCCGGCGCACCTGGACTCGCAACAACGCCTGGCCTGGCTGCACAGTCACGCGCCCTACAGCCTGCTGGCCCATGATGGCGCGGCGGACCCGCGTTTTACCTACGTCAATGAATGCGCGCTGAAGTGCTTCAAATACCCGCGCGAGACCTTCATCGGCATGCCCTCGCGTTTCAGCGCCTCGGAGCTCGACCGCGCCGCACGCCAGGTGCTGCTGGAGCAGGTCACTGCCAACGGTATCGCCGAGGGCTACAGCGGCTGGCGGGTGGATGCCCATGGCCAGCCGTTCATGATCCACGCCGGCGTGGTGTGGACCTTGTTGGATGAAGCGGGTCGAGCCGTTGGCCAGGCGGCGTTGTTCTGGCCGGATGAACAGCGCGTCGGCGTGTTGGCTTAA
- a CDS encoding DUF3087 domain-containing protein produces MFELKPCDPVTYRQQTRRSTLIVAVLFIALAMLLSSLAVMLFGEAGGDNFRFNVAGVFAGVLITVALVRGPFWTQPWLAPAVYGWQLKRNLMRVTNVMHTVTERVQANDPTAIKVLRFYHLGLTQMHALDANSSAQAQLVGEIEAHQAKMHALGIDTEQTRLDPVWLEQLKSA; encoded by the coding sequence ATGTTCGAACTCAAACCCTGCGACCCCGTCACCTACCGTCAACAAACCCGCCGCAGCACGCTGATCGTGGCCGTGTTGTTCATTGCCTTGGCGATGCTGCTGTCGAGCCTGGCGGTGATGCTGTTCGGCGAGGCCGGCGGCGATAACTTTCGCTTCAACGTCGCAGGCGTCTTCGCCGGGGTGCTAATCACCGTCGCGCTGGTGCGTGGCCCGTTCTGGACCCAGCCATGGCTGGCGCCCGCGGTGTATGGCTGGCAGCTCAAGCGCAACCTGATGCGCGTGACCAATGTGATGCACACCGTCACCGAACGGGTGCAAGCCAACGACCCGACGGCGATCAAAGTGCTGCGTTTCTATCACCTGGGGCTGACGCAGATGCATGCGCTGGACGCCAATTCCAGTGCCCAGGCGCAATTGGTCGGGGAAATCGAAGCCCATCAGGCGAAGATGCACGCGCTGGGAATCGACACCGAGCAAACCCGCCTCGACCCCGTCTGGCTGGAACAACTGAAGAGCGCTTAA
- a CDS encoding DUF6555 family protein, protein MSTAKIYTIHYHLHGQPKSFVVRAEVMNNAEAWHWAAVDADIAHVSRIGRVGHEQVKKTTRPWAEKYGITDVKWTPPR, encoded by the coding sequence ATGAGTACCGCAAAGATCTACACCATCCACTACCATTTGCACGGCCAACCAAAGTCCTTTGTGGTGCGTGCCGAAGTGATGAACAACGCAGAGGCCTGGCACTGGGCGGCCGTTGATGCCGACATTGCCCACGTGAGTCGCATAGGCCGGGTGGGTCACGAACAAGTGAAGAAGACCACACGCCCATGGGCCGAGAAGTACGGCATTACCGACGTCAAATGGACACCCCCCAGATAA
- the nuoN gene encoding NADH-quinone oxidoreductase subunit NuoN, giving the protein MEFTIQHFIALAPLLITSLTIVVVMLAIACRRNHAQTFLLSCAGLNLALLSIIPALKVAPLAVTPLMMIDDFALLYIALILVATLACVTLAHAYLGEGGTGYPGNREELYLLILLAAAGGIVLVSAQHLAGLFIGLELLSIPTYGLVAYAFFNKRSLEAGIKYMVLSAAGSAFLLFGMALLYAEAGSLSFTGIGHALASTSMPAPIAQLGLAMMLIGLAFKLSLVPFHLWTPDVYEGAPAPVAAFLATATKVAVFAVVVRLFQISPAANTGVLSNVLSVIAIASILFGNLLALTQNNLKRLLGYSSIAHFGYLLIALVASKGLALEAIGVYLVTYVITSLGAFGVITLMSSPYKGRDADALYEYRGLFWRRPYLTAVLTLMMLSLAGIPLTAGFIGKFYIIATGVEAHQWWLVASLILGSAIGVFYYLRVMVTLYLIEPNLRRVDAELHWEQKAGGVMLLAIAVLAFFLGVYPQPLLTLVQHAVLGV; this is encoded by the coding sequence ATGGAATTCACGATCCAACACTTTATCGCGCTTGCGCCGCTGCTGATCACCAGCCTCACCATTGTGGTGGTGATGCTGGCGATCGCCTGCCGCCGCAATCATGCGCAAACCTTCCTGCTGTCCTGTGCGGGTTTGAACCTGGCCTTGTTGTCGATCATCCCGGCACTCAAGGTCGCTCCGCTGGCGGTGACCCCGCTGATGATGATCGATGACTTCGCGCTGCTGTATATCGCGTTGATCCTCGTTGCCACGCTGGCCTGCGTCACCCTCGCCCACGCCTACCTCGGCGAAGGCGGCACCGGTTATCCGGGCAACCGCGAAGAGCTGTACCTGCTGATTCTTCTGGCTGCGGCCGGTGGCATCGTGCTGGTCAGCGCGCAGCACCTGGCCGGCTTGTTCATCGGCCTGGAACTGTTGTCGATCCCGACCTACGGCCTGGTGGCCTATGCCTTCTTCAACAAGCGCTCCCTGGAAGCCGGCATCAAGTACATGGTGCTGTCGGCCGCCGGTTCCGCGTTCCTGTTGTTCGGTATGGCCCTGCTCTACGCCGAAGCCGGCAGCCTGAGCTTCACCGGTATCGGTCACGCCCTGGCGAGCACCAGCATGCCTGCGCCGATCGCCCAACTGGGCCTGGCGATGATGCTGATCGGCCTGGCCTTCAAACTGTCGCTGGTGCCCTTCCACTTGTGGACCCCGGACGTGTACGAAGGTGCTCCGGCGCCGGTGGCCGCGTTCCTGGCCACGGCGACGAAAGTTGCGGTGTTTGCGGTGGTGGTGCGTTTGTTCCAGATCTCCCCGGCGGCCAACACCGGCGTGCTGAGCAACGTGCTGAGCGTGATCGCCATTGCGTCGATCCTGTTCGGTAACCTGCTGGCGCTGACCCAGAACAACCTCAAGCGTCTACTGGGTTACTCGTCCATCGCCCACTTCGGCTACCTGCTGATCGCCCTGGTGGCGAGCAAAGGCCTGGCCCTGGAAGCGATCGGCGTGTACCTGGTCACCTACGTGATCACCAGCCTCGGCGCCTTCGGTGTCATCACCTTGATGTCCTCGCCGTACAAAGGCCGTGACGCCGACGCCCTGTACGAGTATCGCGGCCTGTTCTGGCGCCGTCCGTACCTGACCGCCGTGTTGACCCTGATGATGCTGTCCCTGGCCGGTATCCCGCTCACTGCTGGGTTTATCGGCAAGTTCTACATCATCGCGACCGGCGTTGAAGCACATCAATGGTGGCTGGTTGCCTCGCTGATCCTGGGTAGCGCCATCGGCGTGTTCTACTACCTGCGCGTGATGGTCACCCTGTACCTGATCGAGCCAAACCTGCGTCGCGTGGATGCCGAGCTGCACTGGGAACAGAAAGCTGGCGGCGTGATGCTGCTGGCCATCGCAGTGCTCGCCTTCTTCCTCGGCGTGTACCCACAACCGTTGCTCACCCTGGTGCAGCACGCGGTGCTGGGCGTTTGA
- the nuoM gene encoding NADH-quinone oxidoreductase subunit M: MILPWLILIPFIGGLLCWMGERFGATLPRWIALLTMSLELALGLWLWAHGDYSFAPAPGADPTWALEFKHVWIQRFGINVHLALDGLSLLMILLTGLLGVLSVLCSWKEIQRHVGFFHLNLMWILGGVVGVFLALDLFMFFFFWEMMLVPMYFLIALWGHSSSDGKKTRIYAATKFFIFTQASGLIMLVAILGLVLVNFNSTGVITFNYADLLKTKMSLTTEYILMLGFFIAFAVKLPVVPFHSWLPDAHAQAPTAGSVDLAGILLKTAAYGLLRFALPLFPNASAEFAPIAMTLGLIGIFYGAFLAFAQTDIKRLVAFSSVSHMGFVLIGIYSGSQVALQGAVIQMLAHGVSAAALFILSGQLYERLHTRDMREMGGVWSRIAYLPAISLFFAAASLGLPGTGNFIGEFLILMGTFVQTPWISAIATSGLVFGSVYSLIMIHRAYFGPAKSDTVLRGMDARELIMVLGMAVLLIYIGVYPQPFLDTSAATMHGVQQWFGTAFSQLASAR, translated from the coding sequence ATGATTCTGCCCTGGCTAATCCTGATCCCCTTTATCGGCGGCCTGCTCTGCTGGATGGGTGAACGCTTCGGCGCCACCCTCCCCCGCTGGATTGCGTTGCTGACCATGTCCCTGGAACTCGCGCTCGGCCTCTGGCTGTGGGCCCATGGTGACTATTCATTTGCTCCGGCGCCTGGCGCCGACCCGACCTGGGCGCTTGAGTTCAAGCACGTCTGGATCCAGCGCTTCGGCATCAACGTACACCTGGCCCTCGACGGCCTGTCGTTGCTGATGATCCTGCTGACCGGCCTGCTGGGTGTCCTCTCGGTACTCTGCTCCTGGAAAGAGATTCAGCGTCACGTGGGCTTCTTCCACCTGAACCTGATGTGGATCCTGGGCGGCGTAGTCGGCGTGTTCCTCGCCCTCGACCTGTTCATGTTCTTCTTCTTCTGGGAAATGATGCTGGTGCCGATGTACTTCCTCATCGCGCTCTGGGGTCACAGTTCTTCGGACGGCAAGAAAACCCGGATCTACGCGGCGACCAAGTTCTTCATCTTCACCCAGGCTTCCGGCCTGATCATGTTGGTGGCGATCCTGGGTCTGGTACTGGTCAACTTCAACAGCACTGGCGTGATTACGTTCAACTACGCCGACCTGCTGAAAACCAAGATGTCCCTGACCACCGAGTACATCCTGATGCTGGGCTTCTTCATCGCCTTCGCGGTCAAGCTGCCGGTGGTGCCGTTCCACTCCTGGCTGCCGGATGCTCACGCCCAGGCGCCGACCGCCGGTTCCGTGGACCTGGCCGGTATCCTGCTGAAGACGGCGGCGTATGGCCTGCTGCGTTTCGCCCTGCCGCTGTTCCCGAATGCCTCGGCCGAGTTCGCGCCGATCGCCATGACCCTGGGTCTGATCGGGATCTTCTACGGTGCGTTCCTGGCCTTCGCCCAAACCGACATCAAGCGTCTGGTCGCGTTCTCGTCCGTTTCCCACATGGGTTTCGTACTGATCGGCATCTACTCCGGCAGCCAGGTGGCGTTGCAAGGCGCGGTGATCCAGATGCTGGCCCACGGTGTCTCGGCCGCTGCGCTGTTTATCCTCAGTGGCCAGTTGTACGAGCGCCTGCACACCCGTGACATGCGTGAGATGGGTGGCGTGTGGTCGCGCATCGCCTACCTGCCGGCGATCAGCCTGTTCTTTGCCGCCGCGTCCCTGGGCTTGCCGGGCACCGGTAACTTCATCGGCGAGTTCCTGATCCTGATGGGCACGTTCGTGCAGACACCGTGGATCAGTGCAATTGCCACGTCCGGCCTGGTATTCGGTTCGGTCTACTCGCTGATCATGATCCACCGTGCATATTTCGGTCCGGCCAAGTCGGACACCGTCTTGCGCGGTATGGATGCTCGCGAACTGATCATGGTGCTCGGTATGGCGGTCCTGCTGATCTACATCGGCGTGTACCCACAACCGTTCCTGGACACTTCTGCCGCAACGATGCATGGCGTGCAGCAGTGGTTCGGCACCGCCTTCTCTCAACTCGCTTCGGCCCGGTAA